A segment of the Sulfitobacter sp. D7 genome:
CCAACTGGGTTGGGAAGAGATGGACGCGCCGCTCAAGGCGGGCAACTGGGACATCATCTCGGCTTCCGCGATCCCGTGGTCGGAAAATAATGCCCTGCCCAAAGCGGCGACACGCGCAGACATGGACGCGATCCGCGACGAATTCGTCGAAGCCACCCGCATGGCCGAGCGCGCCAACTTCGACATGGTCGAACTGCATGCCGCGCACGGCTATCTGATCTCGTCCTTCATCTCGCCGCTGTCGAACCAGCGCGAGGATGCCTATGGCGGCAGTCTTGAAAACCGCATGCGCTACCCGCTTGAGGTCTTCAAAGCGATGCGCAACGCTTGGCCCGAAGGCAAGCCGATGGCGGTGCGCATCTCGGCCAACGACTGGGTCGAAGAAGACGGCGTGACCCCCGACGAAGCCGTTGAAATCGCCCGTATGTTCAGCGACGCGGGGGCCGATATCATCGACGTCTCGGCAGGCCAGACCTCGAAACAGGCCAAGCCCGTCTATGGCCGCATGTTCCAGACCCCGTTCAGCGACCGCATCCGCAACGATGGCGGCATCAAGACCATGGCCGTGGGCAACATCTATGAGGCCGACCACGTCAACTCGATCCTGATGGCGGGGCGTGCCGATCTGGTCTGCCTTGCCCGGCCACATCTGGCCGATCCCTATTGGACCTTGCACGCCGCCGCCGCCATCGGCGACCGCCACGCCGCTTGGCCGCTGCCTTACGGCCCGGGCCGCGATCAGGCATGGCGTCTGGCAGACCGCGCGGCGGAGATGGAGAAAGTATGAGCCATATCGTCATCACCGGCGGCGGCACCGGCGTAGGGGCCGAGATCGCCCATACGGTGGCCGGGACCGGCGCCAAGGTCACGATCATGGGCCGCCGCGAAGCACCCCTGCGCGAGCAGGGCCTGCCGTTTCAGACCTGCGACGTGACCGATGCGGATGCCGTACAAGCGGCCTTTGCCGCCGCCCGCGCGGAAAATGGCCCGATCACCGGCGTCATCGCCAATGCGGGGGCGGCGCATTCCGCACCTTTCCACAAGATCACAGCGCAGGACATGAGTGATATGATGGCGGTGAACGTTACCGGCGTCTTTAACGTCTGGCAGGCCGCGCTGTCGGAGATGAAAGACGCCGGGCAGGGGCGTTTGATCGCCGTGGCCTCCACCGCGGGGCTCAAGGGCTATCCTTACGTTGCGGGCTATGTCGCGGCGAAACATGGGGTCGTCGGTCTGACCCGCGCGCTGGCGTTGGAACTGGCGCGCACCGGCATCACCGTGAACGCAATATGCCCGGGCTTCATCGACACGCCGCTCTTGGAACGCTCGGTCGAGAATATCACGGCGACCACCGGCAAAAGCGCCGAGGAGGCCCGCGCCTTGCTGAAACGCGCAAGCCCGCAGAACCGCTTTGTCGAAACCTCCGAGGTCGCAGGTGCTGTGCTCTACCTGCTGTCGGGCGCCGCGGCTTCGGTCAACGGCCACGCGCTGGCGCTATCGGGGGGCGAAGTATGAGCGACGTGGCCAAGGATCGCGTGCGCCTCTGGCTGCGGCTGCTGAAAGTCGTGCGGGGGTTGGAGCAAGAGTTACGCGATACGCTGCGGCGTGAGCATAACACGACGCTGCCGCGGTTCGACGTAATGTCGGCCCTCTCGCGCCATCCCGAAGGGCTGAAGATGAGCCAGCTTTCGGGCG
Coding sequences within it:
- a CDS encoding SDR family NAD(P)-dependent oxidoreductase; this translates as MSHIVITGGGTGVGAEIAHTVAGTGAKVTIMGRREAPLREQGLPFQTCDVTDADAVQAAFAAARAENGPITGVIANAGAAHSAPFHKITAQDMSDMMAVNVTGVFNVWQAALSEMKDAGQGRLIAVASTAGLKGYPYVAGYVAAKHGVVGLTRALALELARTGITVNAICPGFIDTPLLERSVENITATTGKSAEEARALLKRASPQNRFVETSEVAGAVLYLLSGAAASVNGHALALSGGEV